One window of the Dreissena polymorpha isolate Duluth1 chromosome 5, UMN_Dpol_1.0, whole genome shotgun sequence genome contains the following:
- the LOC127832135 gene encoding molybdenum cofactor sulfurase-like gives MDPNQLAFDRDEEFPALKDEVYLDHAGATLTSRSQLDAVHHDLSTHLYGNPHSRGHPSQLTSDTVDQIRCRVLQHFSASSTEYSLIFTSGCTGALKLLAEAFDYQGRAGGYGNKDVGKGHDSDNKGDNSSTLSKNPSTINDSVNEFQSCRKGSFTYLLDNHTSAQGMREYAFQKAGKVQCIDLDIHGNTISHSVLSANDSDLSGNHLFVYPAQSNFSGKKYPVDWIHQVKRGQMPWQQDALKDVNGSKRCENCWFTTLDAASLVSTSPLDLGSIKPDFVIISFYKMFGFPTGLGALILHNKAAHVLKKTYFGGGTVAVSLAKQRFHVSRSSLSQRFEDGTIPFLDIISLRHGFDALNRFYPGGMLDISQMTFTLAQFFHHQLTSCHHGNGSCLAEVYCEDNFQNIETQGAIVTFNLLRANGNYIGFSEVEKLGQLYNIHFRTGCFCNIGACQKYLKMSDEQIQGNFSAGHVCGDDLDLIDGRPTGAVRVSFGYMSTMLDAQRCLQFIVDCFLESCDKQVFCSKNIWQPVGKTVSASDSSKVSEKNNVNTQLLNDITVNASDTQYDNTIVNEEKSSLAQSSNIENTKVSQQLSGKVNKMMVCVEMNFETPSEIRKVNTKLEQLIQNKEHSYGDLNPDIVTMVTEETEEFEACEGRVLADIFLYPVKSCAAFRVTRWPLCSRGLLYDREWMIVTETGIALTQKREYRLCLLRPSIDLLSGQLILAFPGMNVLRLSLTDMVGDQNEASLCNGKVCGDRVSSVDCGDVVADWLSEALCRPGCRLIRQAADDTRASKLKSSIYDSTGSDMRLSLSNESQYLMITQDSAAALHQKILERYQEGDADACFDVNNLVDRFRANLVVRGCSPFEEDTWSSVQIGKLHFQSQGQCSRCQMVCMDQSSGERSGEPLKTLAVWRGKKIPFGIHLGHAWKVERDFTEIQVGDPVFVTI, from the exons ATGAGGTCTACCTTGACCACGCTGGTGCGACCTTGACCTCTAGGAGCCAGTTAGATGCAGTGCATCATGACCTTTCAACCCACCTGTATGGGAACCCACACAGTAGAGGTCACCCCAGTCAGCTGACCTCAGACACTGTGGACCAGATACGATGCAG GGTTTTGCAGCATTTTTCTGCTTCTTCAACTGAGTATTCACTGATCTTCACATCTGGGTGCACAGGAGCCTTGAAACTGCTGGCAGAAGCATTTGATTACCAGGGCAGGGCAGGTGGCTATGGTAACAAAGATGTTGGTAAAGGTCATGACTCTGACAACAAGGGAGACAATTCTAGTACATTGAGCAAAAATCCATCAACAATAAATGATAGTGTAAATGAGTTTCAATCATGCAGAAAGGGCAGTTTCACGTATCTTTTGGACAATCACACTTCTGCCCAAGGAATGAGAGAATATGCATTTCAAAAAGCAGGCAAAGTGCAATGCATTGACCTTGATATCCATGGTAACACAATATCACACTCTGTTCTTAGTGCCAATGATTCAGATCTGAGTGGGAATCATTTATTTGTGTATCCAGCTCAGTCGAATTTCTCCGGCAAAAAATACCCGGTTGATTGGATACACCAGGTCAAAAGAGGTCAGATGCCATGGCAACAAGATGCTCTTAAAGATGTCAATGGGTCAAAAAGATGTGAGAACTGTTGGTTTACTACACTGGATGCAGCCAGTTTGGTTAGCACTTCTCCACTAGATTTAGGCAGCATCAAGCCTGATTTTGTCATCATCTCTTTCTACAAGATGTTTGGCTTTCCTACAGGATTAG GAGCCCTGATTCTGCATAACAAGGCTGCTCATGTATTAAAAAAGACATATTTTGGTGGGGGAACTGTGGCTGTGAGTCTAGCAAAGCAGAGATTTCATGTGTCAAGGTCATCTTTGAGTCAgag GTTTGAGGATGGCACTATCCCTTTCCTTGATATTATTTCTCTGAGGCACGGATTTGATGCCCTGAACAGGTTCTATCCAG GTGGTATGTTAGATATCTCACAGATGACCTTTACCCTGGCCCAGTTCTTCCATCACCAGTTGACCTCTTGTCACCATGGCAATGGTAGCTGTCTGGCTGAAGTGTACTGTGAGGATAACTTCCAGAACATCGAAACTCAGGGTGCCATAGTAACCTTCAATCTGTTGAGAGCAAATGGCAACTACATTGGTTTCTCAGAG GTTGAAAAGCTTGGGCAGTTGTACAACATTCATTTTCGAACTGGGTGTTTCTGCAACATTGGTGCCTGTCAGAAATACTTGAAGATGTCAGATGAACAAATCCAAGGCAACTTCAGT GCAGGTCATGTGTGTggagatgaccttgacctaattgACGGTAGACCGACGGGCGCAGTACGGGTATCATTTGGCTACATGTCTACCATGCTGGATGCCCAGAGATGTCTGCAGTTTATTGTAGACTGCTTCCTTGAGAGTTGTGATAAACAGGTCTTCTGTAGCAAAAATATCTGGCAACCAGTCGGCAAAACTGTGTCTGCTTCTGACAGCAGCAAAGtctctgaaaaaaataatgtGAATACACAGTTATTGAATGATATTACTGTAAATGCTAGTGATACGCAATATGATAATACAATTGTTAATGAAGAAAAATCTAGTTTAGCTCAAagttcaaatattgaaaatacaaaAGTTTCTCAACAACTGTCTGGAAAGGTAAATAAAATGATGGTCTGTGTTGAAATGAACTTTGAAACGCCAAGTGAAATAAGAAAAGTAAATACAAAATTAGAACAGTTGATTCAGAACAAAGAACATTCCTATGGTGATTTAAATCCAGACATAGTTACCATGGTAACTGAAGAAACAGAAGAGTTTGAAGCTTGTGAAGGCAGGGTGTTGGCTGATATTTTCCTCTACCCTGTTAAGTCATGTGCTGCATTCAGG GTGACAAGATGGCCGCTCTGTTCCCGGGGTCTGTTGTATGACAGAGAGTGGATGATTGTCACGGAGACGGGCATTGCGTTGACTCAGAAGAGAGAGTACCGGCTGTGTCTGCTCCGTCCCTCCATTGATCTGTTGTCTGGGCAGCTCATTCTTGCATTCCCAG GGATGAATGTACTTAGACTCAGCCTCACAGATATGGTTGGGGACCAAAATGAAGCAAGTCTCTGTAACGGCAAAGTGTGTGGAGACAG AGTGTCCAGTGTAGACTGTGGTGATGTGGTGGCAGACTGGTTAAGCGAGGCACTGTGTCGACCTGGCTGTCGTCTGATACGTCAAGCAGCAGACGACACTCGGGCCTCAAAACTGAAGAGCTCCATAT ATGACTCGACAGGTAGTGATATGCGGCTGTCATTGTCCAACGAGTCCCAGTACCTGATGATCACCCAGGACAGCGCTGCAGCCCTGCACCAGAAGATTCTAGAACGTTACCAAGAAGGCGATGCAGATGCATGCTTTG ATGTGAACAATCTTGTGGATCGTTTCCGTGCCAACCTGGTTGTCAGAGGTTGTTCCCCGTTTGAGGAAGATACCTGGAGCTCTGTGCAAATTGGAAAACTACACTTTCAG AGCCAGGGTCAGTGTTCCCGTTGTCAGATGGTGTGTATGGACCAGAGTAGTGGGGAACGGTCTGGAGAGCCCCTGAAAACACTTGCCGTCTGGCGCGGAAAGAAG ATTCCGTTTGGAATTCACCTTGGTCATGCATGGAAGGTGGAGAGGGATTTTACAGAAATACAAGTGGGAGACCCTGTATTTGTGACAATCTGA